Proteins encoded by one window of Aspergillus puulaauensis MK2 DNA, chromosome 4, nearly complete sequence:
- a CDS encoding uncharacterized protein (COG:S;~EggNog:ENOG410PN59;~InterPro:IPR006735,IPR027799;~PFAM:PF04641;~go_process: GO:1902979 - mitotic DNA replication termination [Evidence IEA]): MGNDGGSIPTRRELVREAARNPSTAQLKETQRELQEHLWATCPLSHKQLLRPIVSDCAGNMYNKDAILRFLLPGDEVEGISSKADCEEMLAGRVKGLRDVVELKFEIDTEGEGHPSAKLDKRESWLCPVTAKQLGPNVKSVYLVPCGHVFSDEAVRQLQEDKCLQCNEPYAEDNIIPILPTKVEDKQKLIARSQRLAEQGLTHSLKKAPGSKKRKNKGNGDSTAASETRASNGEALSKTTITKDTPSATSRSNTSTPTPSAPNGIKNAATAMLTARVLEEENEKKKRRKLIGANDNISSLFKKDSKDAQYRNSDFMTRGFSLPATSKK; this comes from the exons ATGGGTAACGATGGTGGCAG TATTCCAACCCGCCGCGAGCTTGTCCGCGAGGCCGcccgcaaccccagcacAGCGCAACTTAAAGAAACCCAGCGCGAGCTCCAAGAGCATCTCTGGGCGACCTGTCCGTTGTCGCACAAGCAACTTCTACGACCGATTGTATCCGACTGTGCGGGAAACATGTACAACAAGGATGCGATCCTGAGGTTCCTTCTTCCAGGCGACGAAGTGGAGGGCATCAGCTCGAAGGCTGATTGCGAAGAGATGCTGGCCGGCCGAGTCAAAGGTCTGCGGGATGTCGTCGAGTTGAAGTTTGAGATCGACACAGAGGGCGAGGGACACCCGAGTGCGAAGCTCGACAAGAGGGAGAGCTGGCTCTGTCCTGTTACTGCGAAGCAATTGGGCCCGAACGTTAAGTCGGTTTATCTTGTGCCATGCGGCCACGTTTTCTCGGACGAGGCGGTCCGTCAGTTACAAGAGGATAAATGCCTACAG TGCAATGAACCTTACGCCGAGGACAacatcatccccatccttCCCACGAAGGTTGAGGACAAGCAGAAGCTTATCGCGAGATCCCAGCGACTGGCCGAGCAGGGTCTCACACATTCATTGAAAAAGGCACCTGGGTCGAAAAAGCGTAAGAACAAGGGCAACGGCGATTCAACCGCAGCATCCGAGACCAGGGCTTCCAACGGGGAAGCTTTATCAAAGACTACGATCACAAAGGACACACCATCAGCCACAAGCCGGAGCAATACATCTACTCCTACACCATCAGCACCAAATGGAATCAAGAATGCAGCGACAGCAATGTTGACTGCGCGagttctggaagaagagaacgagaaaaagaagcggCGCAAGTTGATTGGTGCGAACGACAATATCAGCAGTCTTTTCAAGAAAGACTCCAAAGATGCACAATACAGAAATTCCGATTTCATGACGAGAGGTTTCTCGCTACCTGCAACCTCGAAGAAATGA